A genome region from Paradevosia shaoguanensis includes the following:
- the aztA gene encoding zinc ABC transporter ATP-binding protein AztA → MSAITLKDVTLGYEGHPAVHHLDGTFESGSLTAVVGPNGSGKSTLLKGIVGMLQPLTGAIERAPDSTIAYLPQSAEIDRTFPATVADLVSLGHWRRRGLFAAITGSDYREVETALANVGLTGFENRPLDTLSGGQLQRALFARVMLQDADIILLDEPFTAIDEKTVIDLIELVRRWHAEDRTVVAVLHDAEMVKAIFPRTLLMAREPVAWADTEDALKAENLLKARRMTEAWDEQAPWHENGHAHHHGAAR, encoded by the coding sequence ATGAGCGCCATTACCCTCAAGGACGTGACGCTCGGCTACGAGGGACACCCGGCCGTGCATCATCTCGACGGGACGTTCGAGAGCGGTTCGCTCACCGCCGTGGTTGGGCCGAACGGCTCGGGCAAATCCACGCTGCTCAAGGGTATTGTGGGCATGCTCCAGCCGCTGACCGGCGCTATCGAACGCGCGCCTGACAGCACCATCGCCTACCTGCCGCAGAGCGCCGAGATCGATCGCACCTTCCCCGCGACGGTGGCCGATCTCGTCTCGCTGGGCCATTGGCGGCGGCGCGGTCTTTTCGCGGCCATTACCGGCAGCGATTATCGCGAGGTCGAGACGGCCCTGGCCAATGTCGGGCTGACCGGCTTCGAAAACCGACCCCTCGATACCCTTTCCGGCGGCCAGCTCCAGCGCGCGCTCTTCGCCCGCGTGATGCTGCAGGATGCCGATATCATCCTCCTCGACGAGCCCTTCACCGCCATCGACGAGAAGACCGTGATCGACCTCATCGAACTCGTGCGCCGCTGGCATGCCGAAGACCGCACGGTGGTTGCCGTCTTGCACGACGCCGAGATGGTCAAGGCCATCTTCCCCCGCACGCTGCTGATGGCGCGCGAACCGGTGGCCTGGGCCGATACCGAGGATGCGCTCAAGGCCGAAAACCTGCTCAAGGCCCGCCGCATGACCGAGGCCTGGGACGAGCAGGCCCCCTGGCATGAGAACGGCCATGCCCATCACCACGGAGCGGCCCGATGA
- the aztB gene encoding zinc ABC transporter permease AztB — protein sequence MNLFDLLVGPFVSYGFLTRALAGSMILAASAGPVGVFLMLRRMSLAGDAMAHAILPGAAVGFLIAGLQILPMTLGGFAAGLIVALLAGLVSRLTVQREDTSLAAFYLISLALGVMLVSLRGSSVDLMHVLFGSVLALNNDALVMIGAVSTISLATLAVIWRPLFAECLDPTFLRSVSKAGPVVHFLFLGLVVLNLVGGFQALGTLLAVGLMMLPAAAARFWVRSLEALCALAIGIGMASSYLGLLLSYYFSVPSGPAIILVAGGFYALSLIFGTRGIVRTRMTSPRHRIA from the coding sequence ATGAACCTTTTCGATCTCCTTGTCGGCCCCTTCGTCAGCTACGGCTTCCTCACCCGCGCCCTGGCCGGCTCGATGATCCTTGCCGCCTCGGCGGGCCCTGTCGGCGTTTTCCTGATGCTGCGGCGCATGAGCCTGGCCGGCGACGCCATGGCCCATGCCATCCTGCCCGGTGCGGCTGTCGGCTTTCTCATTGCCGGCCTCCAGATCCTGCCGATGACGCTGGGGGGCTTTGCCGCCGGCCTTATCGTGGCCCTCCTCGCCGGTCTTGTCAGCCGCCTCACTGTGCAGCGCGAGGATACGAGCCTGGCCGCCTTCTACCTCATCTCCCTCGCGCTCGGCGTGATGCTGGTGAGCCTGCGCGGTTCGAGCGTCGATCTCATGCACGTACTTTTCGGCTCGGTCCTGGCGCTCAACAACGACGCCCTGGTCATGATCGGCGCCGTTTCGACCATCAGCCTTGCTACGCTCGCCGTCATCTGGCGCCCGCTCTTTGCCGAATGCCTCGACCCGACCTTCCTGCGCTCGGTCAGCAAGGCCGGGCCGGTAGTGCACTTCCTTTTCCTTGGCCTCGTCGTGCTCAATCTCGTCGGCGGGTTCCAGGCGCTCGGCACCCTGCTTGCCGTCGGCCTCATGATGCTGCCGGCGGCCGCCGCAAGGTTCTGGGTACGCAGCCTGGAAGCACTCTGTGCCCTCGCCATCGGCATCGGCATGGCCTCGAGCTATCTCGGTCTTCTGCTCTCATACTATTTCAGCGTGCCCTCGGGACCGGCCATCATTCTCGTGGCCGGCGGCTTCTACGCCCTGTCGCTGATCTTCGGCACGCGCGGCATCGTCCGCACGCGCATGACCTCGCCCAGACATCGCATCGCATAG
- a CDS encoding metal ABC transporter substrate-binding protein codes for MFARVLLVSTFALMTAPALAAPVNAVASFSILGDMVARVGGDRIALTTIVGPNADSHVYAPTPADAANVGKAQIFFVSGLGFEGWMDRLVEATGYKGKLVVASDGVSSRSMDEDGATITDPHAWQSLANGLIYVANIAKGLCEVDAEGCPVYEANAKAYSDEISALDAEVKAQIATVPEDKRKVITTHDAFGYFGAAYGVRFEAPEGVSTESEASATDVAKLIEQIRKDGVSALFVENMSDGRLVEQIGRETGVKLGGELYADALSTKDEGAGTYLDMFRHNVALLVPAMKGE; via the coding sequence ATGTTCGCCCGCGTCCTTCTGGTTTCGACTTTCGCGTTGATGACCGCGCCCGCCTTGGCGGCTCCCGTCAATGCCGTGGCAAGCTTCTCGATACTTGGCGACATGGTGGCGCGCGTCGGCGGGGACCGCATCGCGCTCACCACCATTGTCGGCCCCAATGCCGATAGCCACGTCTATGCGCCCACGCCCGCCGACGCCGCCAATGTCGGCAAGGCGCAGATCTTCTTCGTCTCAGGGCTTGGCTTCGAAGGCTGGATGGATCGCCTCGTTGAGGCTACCGGCTACAAGGGCAAGCTCGTCGTGGCGAGCGACGGCGTCTCCTCGCGCAGCATGGACGAGGACGGCGCGACCATCACGGATCCCCATGCCTGGCAGAGCCTTGCCAACGGCCTGATCTATGTCGCCAACATCGCCAAGGGCCTCTGCGAGGTCGATGCCGAGGGCTGCCCGGTCTATGAGGCCAATGCCAAAGCCTATTCGGACGAAATCTCGGCCCTCGATGCCGAAGTCAAAGCCCAGATCGCCACCGTCCCCGAGGACAAGCGCAAGGTCATCACCACCCATGACGCCTTCGGCTATTTCGGCGCTGCCTATGGCGTGCGCTTTGAGGCGCCCGAAGGGGTTTCCACCGAAAGCGAAGCTTCGGCGACCGATGTCGCCAAGCTCATCGAGCAGATCCGCAAGGACGGCGTTTCCGCACTTTTCGTTGAGAACATGAGCGACGGACGGCTGGTCGAGCAGATCGGGCGGGAGACCGGCGTCAAGCTTGGCGGCGAACTCTATGCCGATGCCCTGAGTACGAAGGACGAAGGCGCCGGCACCTATCTCGACATGTTCCGGCACAACGTGGCGCTGCTGGTGCCTGCGATGAAGGGGGAGTGA
- a CDS encoding Fur family transcriptional regulator, giving the protein MTHVHEEPAEALTRNQGLVLGTLTGADAPLSAYDILDRLRDDGLRAPLQVYRALDKLVERGLAHRLESLNAFVACADAHCHRAGGIIAFAICEKCGRVDEFADDTVRERLVGWAGENGFKPSRTTIELRGTCRECLAQAA; this is encoded by the coding sequence ATGACACATGTTCACGAGGAACCGGCGGAAGCACTGACCCGGAACCAGGGACTGGTGCTGGGCACGCTGACCGGGGCCGATGCCCCGCTTTCGGCCTATGACATTCTCGACCGGCTGCGCGATGACGGCCTGCGCGCTCCGCTCCAGGTCTACCGCGCGCTCGACAAGCTCGTGGAGCGCGGCCTCGCCCATCGCCTCGAAAGCCTCAATGCCTTCGTCGCCTGCGCCGATGCGCATTGCCACCGCGCCGGCGGCATCATCGCCTTCGCCATCTGCGAGAAATGCGGGCGTGTCGATGAATTTGCCGACGATACGGTGCGCGAGCGCCTGGTTGGCTGGGCCGGCGAAAACGGCTTCAAGCCGAGCCGCACCACGATCGAGCTGCGCGGCACCTGCAGGGAATGCCTGGCTCAGGCCGCCTGA
- the rirA gene encoding iron-responsive transcriptional regulator RirA translates to MRLTKQSSYAIRSLIYCAVNAPELSRVADIAKAYSISELFLFKLIKPLVEDGIIETVRGRHGGIRLGRPANEITLLDVIKRTEESFALAECFEDDGVISCPLHVGCELSSALSEALQAFFNVLESYTIADLSDKKRNLRARLGIDLGEPLLAAH, encoded by the coding sequence ATGCGGCTGACCAAACAATCGAGCTACGCGATCCGCAGCCTCATCTATTGCGCCGTCAACGCGCCCGAGCTGAGCCGCGTCGCCGATATCGCCAAGGCCTATTCCATCTCCGAGCTCTTCCTGTTCAAGCTCATCAAGCCGCTGGTCGAGGATGGCATCATCGAGACCGTACGCGGCCGCCATGGCGGCATCCGGCTCGGCCGCCCCGCCAACGAGATCACGCTGCTCGACGTCATCAAGCGCACCGAGGAGAGCTTTGCCCTCGCCGAGTGCTTCGAGGATGACGGCGTCATTTCCTGCCCGCTCCATGTCGGGTGCGAACTGAGCTCGGCGCTTTCCGAAGCGCTCCAGGCGTTCTTCAACGTGCTCGAGAGCTATACGATCGCCGATCTGTCCGACAAGAAGCGCAACCTGCGCGCGCGTCTGGGCATCGATCTGGGCGAACCGCTCCTCGCCGCTCACTGA
- a CDS encoding ATP-dependent DNA helicase: MVQWTPQQDEALGKVSAWLKDKSAPQVFRLFGWAGTGKTTLAKHLGSGVKSVKYAAFTGKAALVMRKRGCRGASTIHSLIYKLEGEGQGEGNASEPRFVLDPESAAVTADLIVIDEVSMVDEALAVDLLSFGTKVLVLGDPFQLPPVQGAGYFTQVEPDIMLTDIRRQAQENPIIRMSMDIREGRNLERGNYGESKVISAREVDQSEVLGADQVLVGRNKTRLMYNDRIRELKGLPHQEPVVGDRLVCLRNNPIKKLLNGQIFTVAQINARANGRIQMWLDPEEDGTGVGQQVKVVTHKAFFTGEEANLSWPERRGYDEFTFGYCLTVHKAQGSQWDNVYLFDESSVFREDRRRWLYTGVTRAAEKLTVVG, translated from the coding sequence ATGGTACAATGGACGCCCCAGCAGGATGAGGCCCTCGGCAAGGTTTCGGCCTGGCTCAAGGATAAATCCGCCCCGCAGGTCTTTCGCCTCTTCGGCTGGGCGGGCACCGGCAAGACCACGCTCGCCAAGCATCTGGGCTCGGGCGTCAAGAGCGTCAAATACGCCGCCTTCACCGGCAAGGCGGCGCTCGTCATGCGCAAGCGCGGCTGCCGCGGCGCCTCCACCATCCATTCCTTGATCTATAAACTTGAAGGCGAGGGGCAGGGCGAGGGTAACGCCTCCGAACCCCGCTTCGTGCTCGATCCGGAATCCGCCGCCGTCACCGCCGACCTTATCGTCATCGACGAGGTCTCGATGGTCGACGAGGCATTGGCCGTCGACCTCCTCTCCTTCGGCACCAAGGTGCTCGTCCTCGGCGACCCCTTCCAACTGCCGCCGGTCCAGGGAGCGGGTTACTTCACCCAGGTCGAGCCTGACATCATGCTCACCGACATCCGCCGCCAGGCCCAGGAAAACCCCATCATCCGCATGTCCATGGACATTCGCGAAGGCCGCAATCTCGAGCGCGGCAACTATGGGGAATCCAAGGTCATCAGCGCGCGCGAGGTCGACCAGTCCGAAGTGCTGGGTGCCGACCAGGTGCTGGTCGGGCGCAACAAGACGCGCCTCATGTACAACGACCGCATCCGTGAGCTGAAGGGCCTGCCACACCAGGAACCCGTCGTCGGCGACCGGCTCGTGTGCCTGCGCAACAACCCGATCAAGAAGCTCCTCAACGGCCAGATTTTTACCGTCGCCCAGATCAACGCCCGCGCCAACGGCCGCATCCAGATGTGGCTCGACCCCGAAGAGGACGGCACCGGCGTCGGCCAGCAGGTCAAAGTCGTCACCCACAAGGCCTTCTTCACCGGGGAGGAAGCCAACCTCTCCTGGCCTGAACGGCGCGGCTACGACGAATTCACCTTCGGCTATTGCCTCACGGTCCACAAAGCCCAGGGCAGCCAGTGGGACAACGTCTACCTGTTCGATGAAAGCAGCGTTTTCCGCGAGGACAGGCGGCGCTGGCTCTATACGGGCGTGACGCGAGCGGCGGAAAAGCTCACCGTCGTCGGCTGA
- a CDS encoding fumarylacetoacetate hydrolase family protein, producing the protein MTQFVIPAPPVAAVPVAGGGAFPVRRIYCVGRNYAEHAREMGHDPDREPPFFFGKPADSLVTGGADTPYPANTQDFQFEVELVVALAEGGSNLSPEAIPAKIFGYAVGIDMTQRDVQSVAKKAGRPWDMSKGFDHSAPIGDLIPATRIGHPSRGVITLKVDGVEKQRGDISDLIWPIADAIAYLSNWVELKPGDLIFTGTPAGVGPVVRGDLLEGAVEGVGSVTTRIA; encoded by the coding sequence ATGACGCAGTTCGTGATTCCCGCCCCGCCCGTTGCCGCCGTTCCCGTGGCCGGAGGCGGCGCGTTCCCTGTTCGCCGCATCTATTGCGTGGGCCGCAACTATGCCGAGCATGCGCGCGAAATGGGCCACGACCCCGACCGCGAGCCGCCCTTCTTCTTCGGAAAGCCGGCCGACAGCCTCGTGACAGGCGGCGCCGATACGCCCTATCCGGCCAACACGCAGGATTTCCAGTTCGAGGTCGAACTCGTCGTCGCCCTTGCCGAAGGCGGCTCCAACCTTTCGCCGGAAGCTATTCCTGCGAAGATCTTCGGCTACGCCGTGGGCATCGACATGACGCAGCGCGATGTCCAGTCAGTGGCGAAGAAAGCCGGCCGCCCGTGGGATATGTCGAAGGGCTTTGACCATTCCGCGCCTATCGGCGACCTCATCCCGGCCACCCGCATTGGGCATCCGTCCAGGGGCGTCATCACCCTCAAGGTCGATGGCGTCGAAAAGCAGCGCGGCGATATCTCCGATCTCATCTGGCCCATCGCCGATGCCATCGCCTACCTCTCCAACTGGGTTGAGCTCAAGCCCGGCGATCTCATCTTCACCGGCACCCCCGCCGGCGTCGGCCCCGTGGTTCGCGGCGATCTCCTCGAAGGCGCGGTCGAAGGCGTCGGCTCCGTCACCACCCGGATCGCCTGA
- a CDS encoding RidA family protein — translation MSEAVIHGNTVYLAGQVATNYDAGITEQVQQVLAAIDDVLAKAGTNKSNVLSMQVILNNIADFAAMNAVYDTWIDPANPPARATIEARLADPRLKVEMIAVAALPS, via the coding sequence ATGAGCGAAGCCGTGATCCATGGCAACACCGTTTACCTCGCCGGCCAGGTAGCGACCAACTACGATGCGGGGATCACCGAGCAGGTCCAGCAGGTGCTGGCTGCCATCGATGACGTGCTCGCCAAGGCCGGGACCAACAAATCCAACGTGCTTTCGATGCAGGTCATCCTCAACAATATCGCTGACTTCGCGGCGATGAACGCCGTCTACGATACGTGGATCGACCCGGCCAACCCGCCGGCCCGTGCGACGATCGAGGCTCGGCTGGCGGACCCGCGCCTCAAGGTGGAAATGATCGCAGTGGCGGCGCTGCCGAGCTGA